The genomic region TCGCCGACAAGGAGCCGACGCTCGAGGACGTGTTCATGCTGGTCACCAAGGGGTTGGTGAGCTGAGGCGCGCCAGTCAAGCCCCCCGCTGACGGGGGGCTTGGCCGATCAGCCGCGGGCGCCCTTTCTGTTCTCCCCCGCTTGCGGTTCCTCAAGCGGCGCACTCGCCAAGCTCGGCGAGCGAGACTTCAGTTCGTCAACTGAAAGTCGAACGGCTGCGATTGGCCCGAGGCCACCTCGACGCTCAGCCCGCTGCCTCCGAACGAGCCGTAGCGCTGCGGAATGAGCGAGCGTCCGAGGATTGGCTCGCCGTTGGGGAGCGTCATGGGGTTGTTCGGGTCGTTTCCTTCGAAGCAGGTGATTCGCACCAACTGCGGGCCGACCCGCACGCCTTCGCCCAACCTGGGGGTCGACAGACTGAAGGAGCCGTCGCTTTGAATGGCCCCGACGGCCGGCTGCCCGCCGGCTTTATGCTGGAACATCACGGTGCCGAACTTCAACGGTTCGCCGCGGAACGAGACGGTTCCCGTCGCCGGGGCCATCTCGGGTCCCTTGGAGCAGCCGATCGACAGCACCGTCGCCCACGCCAACAGCCAAGCCGCGCATCGCGGGACGTGCATCTCAGTAGCCCCCGGAAACCACGTCGCCGGCGTTGACCGTCGCCAAATAGTGATACGTCGTCCGGTCGACTCCGTCGGCGATGGGATGCACGCTGCCATCGACAAATGCGAACTGAGTGACGCCCGGATGGAAACTGCCGAAGGGGAGGTGATTGAACTGCACCCCCTGGTCGCGATTGATCTGCGTGTTGGGGGTGAACTCGATCACCTTGAAGGAATAGGGGGCGTTTTGGAATCCGCCCAGGTACCAGGGGCGGACGTTTCCCGGCGCCTCGGCCCATTGTCCGGTCGCGGCGATCAAGTCGCGATGGACGAACTCGCCGATGAGCAGCGAATTGCTCTGGCCGTCGGTGATCTCGGCCGCTTTCACGCGGCGGCCCTTGAATTGCAGCGTCGTCGTCGGGGCGCCGCGCGAGCCGGTCGTCGTCACCGCGACCTCGTCCGCCTGGAAGGCGCCGTTCTTGGGGACTTTGCCGAAGCCGGAATTTACGGCCAAGTTCGGGTCCGAAAGGTCCAGCCCGTCGAGCAAGGCCCCGCCGACGCCGTTGTAGGTCACGAGCGCCCCGTTTTCGTACCCGTTGACCCGGCCGAAGATCACGCGCTCGTCGATCCAACTGGGGCAGATGTACGAGTCGATCACGTGGTTGACGGCCGGTTCGTTGTCCCAGGGATTGCCGCTGTAAGCGAAGTTGATCTGATCGTAGACCGTCTTCTGCTCCATGCTCGGCAGCATCTCGGTGAAGAGGTGCTCCTTGTTGAAGTTGGCGGTCGCGCGCCCGGTGGCGCCCGCGTAGCCCATCGGCAGGAAGCCGCCGCTGGACGAGATGTAGTTCTGGACCGCCAGTCCCTGCTGCTTGAGGTTGTTCGAGCATTGGATCCGCCGGGCCGCCTCGCGCGCCGACTGCACTGCGGGCAAGAGCAGCGCCACGAGCACGCCGATGATCGCAATCACGACCAGCAACTCGACCAGCGTGAACGCTCGCTGTGAGGGCCGGAGGGGGGGCGTAGTGCATCCTTTCGACATGGCAAGTCCTCGCGGTATAGGGTACGGACGAAAGGGACCAAGACGCCGGCTCCGGCCGATGGGTCAGCCGCGGCGGCGGCGCTGACGCCACGCCAGGCCGCAACAAGCCGCCGCGACGAGCGCGGCCGACGTCGGCTCGGGGACGGCCCCGATTGCGGTTGCGGCCGCCGGGGACGTGCCGTACTGGATCTGCCAGACCGCCAGATCGGCCTCGTCGACGTTGCGGTCGCCGTTGGCGTCGCCGTCAATCCGGTCCGCCGTGCCGTCGGTCACCGGAAAATTGCGTTGCCACGTGAGGAAGTCGGCGCCGTCGACGCCGTTCTCGCCGTCGAAGTCGGCGTTGTCGATCACGACGGGATCGAGCGTCAGCTCAAACGCCTGGATGCCGTTGTTGGTGCTCAGGGCGTAGATGACGACCTTGTTGCCGTCGATGGCGCCGAACTTGACGCTGCCGGTGCCGTTGATGTTGGCGTTTTGGTAGATCCCCTCGGGAAAGACGCTTCCCTCGGCGATCTTCATTTCGGCCACCGAGGCGGTCGGATCGGAGATGTCGTAGACGAAAATCCGCGCCCGATTTGCGCTAGGATTGCCAGGTTCGAGTGCGTTGCCAGCGCTCGCTTCGAGCGTGACCAAGAGCGGTCGACCGTCGACGACGGCAAAATCGAGCGGGCGAAGCGAGGCGCCGTCCGAGCCGATGCTGGCGGCGAGCGTCCCCGTGCCGCCGGTGAAATCGACCATCCGGGCGAAGGTCGATTGTTTGCCGATGACGGTGTCGGCGTCGGTGAAGGTGATGCCCAACCGGAAGTCGCCCGCATCGGGAGGCGTGCCGGCGACCTCGACGTGAGTTGCCGAGAAGCTCGCGCCCATGTCGCTGGTGGTGAACACCGCGAAGCTGTTGTTGCCAGGCACGCTGGGATTGTTGCCGTAGCCCGCCGCGAGTCGGGTGTCGTTGCCGCTGCCGATCGCGTCGAGCGTGTCGCCGAGTCGGGCTCCGGCGAGCGGGGCCCCCGAGTAGACGAGCGTCGGGTTCGTCAGCAACTGGTCCTCGCTCGCCCAGCGGTAGATCTTGAACGGCGACGTGGTGGCGTTGGTCGTCAGGTTCGCCATGTAAATCGCGCCGTCGTCGGCCACGGCGATCATGTTGCGGTCGAAGGTCCCGCCGGTGACGATCGTGTTGTCGAAGTCCATGAAGCCAAGATCGACCCCTGTCGTCCCGTCGAGGATGCGAAGCCCGTGATCCGTGCTGTCGGGGGCGGTCCCGCCGACTCGGCTCAGGAACAGCAAGTTGCCTGTGGCGGGGTTGTAGGCCATTCCGCGCTCAAGGTTCGTATCGCTTCCCAGGTACTTGTAGAACCCGCTCTCGTTGGCGGTCCCTGCGGCGTCCCCGGGCAGGACTTCTCCCGGGGCGCGGTCGCCGTCGCCGGGAACGTCGCCGACGCCGAACGAGAGCAGCGGAGCAAGCGTGGCGGCCGGGGCGGAATCTGAGGTCGCAATCGCGATCGTCATCGCGACGCACGACGGCAACAGGGCTAGATGCGAAACGAGACGCCGCATGGCGGGGTTCTCCCAAAGTTGCGAAGTGAGCGCTCGCCGCGGACGAGAACCCGGCGAACGGAAAGGATTCGTGCCGACGACTGACGACCAACTGCCCCGAGAACGAGGTCGTCCGCTGTCGAGCGATTGCGGTTCAGTCGATGCCGACGGTCGACCTTGCGGTAGCTCGCCGTTTTCCCCGGCCGACAGGTCTCTGCCGGCCGGGGAAACGGCTCGATGCGTCTCTCCCAGGGAGCCCTTAGGCCGTCCGCCGGCGGAGCCCGACGACCGCCGCAGCGGCGACCAGCGCCAAGCCGACGGCGCCCGGTTCGGGCACCTGGAACGTGAAGGCCTGAATGCCCATGTTCGTGCTCATGGCGTACAGCGTGGCTGTGTCGCCGCTGATGGCGCCCCAAGCCACGGCGCCGGCGGCGTTGCCGTTGGCGGTCAACGGTCCCGAGGTGGCGTTCGCGAATCCCAGCAGCACGGGCGATCCGGGGTTCGTGACGTTGAACACCTCGACCCGCGCGCTGTTGGTGTCAATCACGGCCAGGACGGGGACGCCGCCGACGACGGCGTAATCGAGCGGTCTTTGGGCGATCCCCAGCGGGATCGTGTCGGTGACCGTGGCGCTTGCGCCGAAGTCAGTGACGCGGGCGCTGGCGCCCTGGTTGCCGATCAGCGTGTCGGAGTCGACGAAGGTGAGCCCCAGGCGATAGTCGTTGCTGGTCGTAAGAGTCCCCGGAACGGACGTGTACGCCTGCGCGGCGAAGGCCAAGCCGTCGTTCGTGGACAGCACGGCGAAGTTGCTGGCAGCGACGTTGTTGGTGCCGGCGGCGGCGATCTTGGTGCTTGAGCCCGCCCCGATGGCCGCAAAGGAATCGCCGGTGCGGGCCAGTCCCGTCAGGCCGTCGTAGGCGACCGTGTACCCCGCCGCCCCTTCGCTGGCCCAGCGGTAAACTTTGAAGTTGCTGTTCGCGGCCGTGGAGAGGTTGCCGACGTAGATCGCACCGTCGGAACCGACGTCGACCATGTTGATGGCGAACGTCCCCCCGGACGGGGGCGTCCCGGTTTGCTCGACTCGGCCGACGTCGTCGCCGGTCGTGCCGTCGAGCACGCGGATGCCTTGTCCCGCGGAGCTGCGACTGACGAGGATGAGATTGTTGGTGATGGGATTGTAGGCCAATCCCCGTTCCAGATTGCCGTTGCGCAGATACAAATAACCCGAGCCGTCGGCGGTTGCGGCCGAGTCGCCGGCGAGGACTTCGCTCGGGGCGCGCCAGCCGTCGCCGCCGCCGAAGCTTGTCAGCGGCGTCAATGTCGCCGCCTGGGCCGTAAGGCTCGTCGCGGCAATCGCCGCCGCGAGGCCTGATCGTAGGGTCCAATTCATGAGGTCGTCTCCCGTTGCTAGAACACTCGGTCACACAGGATGAGATAAGTCGCGAAGGCCCTGCCCCCGCGGCGGAATGTGCCTTGGCCAAGCCGGTCCGCACGGCCCCGATCCGTGCGGGCGACTTGGGCTTGAGCGATGCGCGCGAGCGGCAGTCGCGGCCCTTGGCACATGGCCCTAGTTCCGATCCTACCGAGCCGAATCGCAAAATGCCCCAAGAAATAGCGCGTAATTTTCCACTGAATGCGCACGGCTTCTGCCAGAGCTGGGCTGAGCATTCCCGCCGGCGGTCTACAGCGAGCTGAGGCTGCTGCAACGGAGCGAGAACCGCGGGGCGAACCCGGCTTCGATTGCGGCCCGCTCGTCAGGGAGAATCAGAGTCAGCCAGAGTGTTAGCCAGTGCGCATGGGCGTGAAAAAACGCCGCATAATAAGTTGCGCGACTTTTGCGCGGGTTACTTAGGATGAAGAGACGGACCGGTCGTCTCGCATCGTCTAGCAGACCGCGACCTGGGGAGCATGGTCGCCCCAGGGGACCGCGCCAGTCGAGCCGTGCGAGCGGACGTGCCGCGCGGAACACCGATCTCTTCGTTTCTCCCTGTGCAGGTGCAAGCTATGAATTCGCGACTTCGAATCGTCGCCGCCCTAGCGGCAGTTATCGCGTTGGCCGGCCAAGCCGCGGCTCAGATCATTGTCGACGAGAATTTCGACGGCTACGCCGACAACGACGCATTCCGAGCGGTGTGGGTCCCCACGGTCGGCAACGGCACTGCGGCTGCCGATCCGGCAAACAATGACGCTGGCGTTCTTGACGACGGCACGCTCAATCCGGGTGTCGTCACTTCGGGCAAGGTCGTCGACCACATCGGCGTCTTCGCCGGCGGGACGATGGTCAACCAGTACGGAGGCGTCATCAATCAAGGATTGGGATTGAATCCCGCGTTCAACGCCGTTCCGTCAGCCACGAAAAGCGTGTTTGTCAGCGTCGACCTATACGACTCGGGGGGCGGCAACGAACGGATGACGCTGGGGTTGCGTCACATTTCTGTCGCCGGAGAGACGATCACGACGACCAACCTTCTGGAAATGGGGCTCTACAACTCGAACTCCGGCGATCCGACCGTCGTCGGGGTGACGAACCCGCCGGGGAACGCGGCGGCTGGTTCCCCCGGCTTCTACAATGGCCGGGGTTACGGGGCGCGTCTGAACCTTTACGGCGCGATTTCCAGTCCGTTGGTGGTGACGCCTGACTGGCAGTATTTCCGCACGGACGGCGAGACTTGGGGGTTGCAGGACACCGACCTGGGATTCGACATCGGGCTGGAAAGCACGACCGATACGAACGATTACGTCTCCATCGGCGACATTGGCGCCGGCTGGCATACGTACTCGGCGACGATCACGCCCACCCATGTGACCTTTGAGATCGACCTGTGGCGCGACGGGTTGCGCAACACGTCGCGAACTCCCGACTCGGAAACTGGAATCCGGCCTGGCGAACCCGATTTGCCTGACGCCCGGATGGTCTTCCCCATCGCCACGCTTCCTCAAGGGTTCAACAGCCTGCGGATCGGCGGACCCTCCGGCCTCAGTTCGGCGGGCGCCGGCGTCACGCTGTTCGACAATATCCGGCTGGAGATGATCGACGTGGTTCAGCAGCCGCTCAACGCCGACTTCGATACAAGCATGCTCGTCGACGGGTCTGACTTCCTGACTTGGCAGCGCAACTACCCGGTGACCGACGGCACGGCGGTCCGGATTGACGGCGACGCCAACGAAGACGGCAACGTGAACGCCGCGGACCTCGACGCTTGGAAGCTGCAGTACGGCACGAACCCCAACGCTGCGGTCGCCGTCGCTGCGGTCCCCGAGCCGGCGTCGCTGCTGCTGGCGGCCTTGGCCGGGTTGGCCGGGTGCGCCTGCCGGCGTCGCGCCGCCTGAGACGGGACCGCGCACTGGTCGCCGTCGATTCGGCTCGCGCCTTCCGGCAACTCTTGAACTGACGTGCTTCCGGGCCGTCGAGCTGGCCGAGATTTGTCATTCTCGTGCGAGCCCGACGACCGGCTGCCGTTCGCCCGCACCGTGGCCGCGGGGGCAACGCCGCGGTGCGGGCTTTTTTTGCGCCTGTGTCCAGCCGCTTGCGAGCGCAATCCGGCGCTAGCTTCGCGCTGCCGTCCCCGCGACCTCGTTGCGCGGAGACGGCAATCGTTGTCGAGGAGCGTGCGCTGGTGCGCGAAATACAGAGTACCCTGCGCACAAACTTTGTTGTTCAATTCCCCTTGGTTTCTAGAATGGAAGTACGGACGAAGTCCGCCTGCGGGGCTTCTGCCGTCTCCTCGTCCCTTGATTGGTCGGCCCCACGATCGCTTGCGAGAACTGAGCATGTCCGTTGCCGCCACTCCCGATCGTCGCGATGAAAGGGTTCGTCGCCCGCGTCGTTCGTTCGCGTTCACCCTGGTCGAGTTGCTGGTCGTGATCGCGATCATCGGCGTCTTGGTGGCGCTGCTGTTGCCGGCGATCCAAGCGGCGCGGGAAGCGGCCCGGCGCTCGCAGTGCGTCAACAATCTCAAGAACGTGGCGCTGGCGTGTTTGAACTACGAATCGGCCTTCGGCACGCTCCCCCCCGGCGGCAAGAACACGACGACGGCTCAGGCGAGCGGCTTCGGCTGGCCGGTGTATGCACTCCCGTACATCGAACAGGCGGGCATCAGCCAGCAGGCGATCTCGGTCTACACGAATCAGACGAACCCCGACGCCTACGGATCGGCGATGGACGAACTGAATACGCTGCTGCCCGAACTGTACTTATGCCCCAGCGACCAGGAACTGAAAAACCAGCGCGAGAAGTTCGGCAACGCGAATCGTCGCGCGATGAGTTACGCGGGGGTCATGGGATCGTATTTCAGCCGCACCGGCCAATGCCCTTCGACCAAGAGCGGCAACCACTACTGCGTGACCAGCGGCTCCGCTCTGTTCGGACCGAACAACTACGACGGGCTGCTGATCCAGGACTGGCCGGTCGATCTGCGGGAGGCGAGCGACGGGACGAGCAACACGCTGTTGATCGGCGAGCGGACCTATCAGGTACGCGCTTGGATGATCGGCGCGTACTGGGTGACGCCGACCGATCCGCCCACGAATCCTCGCGATCCGACGAAGGTCGTGCCGTCGGGCCCGCAACCGGCGACCGCGTTTTTCGCCTGCAAGAGCATTAGCGACAAGGCTCCGCCGAACCACAGCCCCTACAACGGCTGCTACGTCGGTCATGACAATGCGTTGGGAGATCGCCCCGAGGTCCCCGACAGCACGCCCCGCACCTTGGGCGTCAACGAGTTGCCGTTTGCAAGCTTTCATCCCGGCGGCGTCAATTTCTCGCTGGGAGACGCCAGCGTCCGATTCATCAACGACTCGGTCGACATGGTCACGTACTTGGCCCTGGGCTCGCGTAACGGCGGCGAGGTCGTCCCGATTCCATGAATCTGGCGGCTTCTCTCCATCAGGATCGTCTTGGTCGACGGCTGCTCCTCGGCGGCTCTCTGTCGGTCGCCCTGATTGCGATCGGCTGCAGTCAGCAGGAACCGGGATTGCCTGTCGCCGGGACAGTGACGTATCGCGGCAAGCCGGTTCCTAAAGCCGCGATCACCTTCTATCCCGCCAGTGGACGGCCGGTTATGGCGAGCGCGTCCGAGTCGGGGCAATACTCTTGCCGCCTCGAACCGGGCGACTACCAAGCGACCGTCGTCCTCGGCGTCCAATTGCCGCCGGGGTGGAAGGAGGGGGATCCGATTCCGCCCCCCAGCGTGACGCTGCCGGCCAATTACTCGTCGCGGGTCCGCACTCCCCTCAAGGCGACCGTCGCCGCCGGGCAGACCGAGCCGATCGACTTCGCGCTCAAGTAAGCCAAGCCCCTTGCCGGTTCGCCCTCGCGGCGTTGCAATGATCCCCTGCTGAACGGCCGGTCCTTCGCGGGGCAGCGACGCTATGGGTTCTTACCTCTCCGAGTCGATGACGCGCACTCGCGTCGCACCTCGCGAACCGGCGACGCTCGATCCCGCATCGGTTGCGGTCTTGCTCGAGCAGTTTGCCGCCAAGGCCGGCGCGGGGCTGGTCCTTGAACCCGTCGGGCGATCCTTCCTCGACCGCCCGATCCAGGCGGCGACGATCGGCCACGGACCGCAGCGGGTTCTCGCGTGGTCGCAGATGCACGGCGACGAGCCGACCCACACGGCCGTGCTGTTGGACCTGCTGGCCTGGCTCGCGGCTGTCGCGAACGGCGAGGCGGCCGACGAGGACGCCGCGGCGATCCTGAGCGGGGTGACGCTTTCCGTCGTGCCGCTGTTGAACCCCGACGGGGCGGTCTTGGGGCGCCGCGAGAACGCCCAGGGGATCGACGTCAATCGCGACGCCCGCCGCTTGGCGAGCCCCGAGGGGCGGATGCTGCGGGCGGCGGTCGAGCGGTTTCGTCCCGACTTCGCCTTCAACCTGCACAACCAAAACGCCCGTTCGACCGTGGGGCGCAGCAAACGGCCGTCGGTCGTGGCGCTGATGGCCCCGCCGCTCGATTTCGGCTGTCCCGAGACGGAGCAGATCGTGCGGGCCAAGCGGGTCGCCGTTTGTTTTCGCCGGGCGGTCGAGCCGCTCTGCCCCGGGATGATCTCGCGCTACTCGGCCGATTTCATGCCGCGAGCGTTCGGCGAGCGGCTTCAGGCCGCGGGGGTGACGACCGTGTTGGTCGAGGCGGGAGGCTCGCCCGACGACGTCAACTTCGACATGGCCGGTTTGCATCTGCACGGGCTCGCCCAGACGCTGGCGGCGATCGCTCGCGACGAGCTCCTGACGGCCGACCCGGCCGAGTACGACGCCTTGCCGCTGGACGGCGAGATCGTGCGGTTCGATAGGCTCGTTCAGCAGGCGACCGTCGTGCGGGGCGCGAGCGCTGAACGGTTTACGGCGGATTTGGGGATCAACTTTCCCGGCGGGCGTCGGCTGGCGACGGGCCCGCTCGCGTGCGGCGTGATCGACGAGATCGGCGATCTTGAAGTGACCGCCGGCAAGCAAGAACTCGACGCGACGGGATTGTGCTGCGTGCCGGGACAGTGGGAGTTCGACCCGAACCTGCGGCCCACGGCGATTCCCGCGGCAGACGCGTTGCAAGCCGTGACGGCGCAGGGCGTGACGAGCCTCGTGGGGACGGTCGATGCGACGAGCGACGCGGAGCTCGCGGCGCTGGGCCGGCTGGCTGCGGCGACCGAGCCGATCGCGGCGCTCAACCTGGGATTCGCGGCGACGCTGCCGACCGGCGCGAGCGGTTCAGCGAGCGAACTGGCCCGGCGGGTCCTGCTGGCCGTGCATCGCGGGGCGTGTGCGATCGACGACCGGACGATGTCTGCGGAGGTTCTCGCCGCGCTGAGCGAGTTCGACCTGCCGCGGCTGAGCGCCGCCCCGCTGGCGGAGTCGTCGGTCGAGCCGCGCGCCGCATCGTTCGACGAACTGGCCGAGCGCGCAGCGGCTTGGGCCTGCGCTGTGCGGCAATCGGGGCGCGGACGGATCGACAAAGGGGCGATCGCCGACTTGGCGCTGTTTGCACCGGCCGAACCGCCGGCGACGGCGGCGTTCGTGCTCGTCGGCGGTCGACCGGTCGCGGCCGGCGCGCTTTCGGGAACGCTCCTGCGGCTCGAGTGAACGACGAGGAAGCGAGCCGCGGAATCTCCGACCAAGCGAGATGTTCCCCTGGCACGCAATATTCGCGACAATTTGCGGGCCCTGGCGCCCTCCGGCGACGCGGGCCTCCGTGTTCTCCGCGACGCCATGACGACTCCCTTCCCCCGCCTCGGGAGGTTGCATGCTCAACAAGTTCTGGTTCGGTCTGGTGCTCGTCGGGATCCTGTACGGGTTCGGCAAGGCGGCCTATCGCAGTTGGCGGGGCGATGCGCCTGTTGCGCCTGCGGTCGCCGCCGAGAGAGACGCTTCCGCGCCAGCGGCGTCGACCGCCCCCCCCTCGCCGTTGACCGAGATGGGCCGGCAGCTCAACGCGGCGACGATGGACTCGGCGAAGACCGCGGTCGAGCTGTGCATTCAGCTCATCGGCGTCATGGCGCTGTGGCTAGGGATGATGAACGTGGCGAAGGACGCGGGGCTGATCGACGCCTTGGCCCGGCTGTTGCGGCCGCTCATGCGGTGGCTGTTCCCCGAGGTCCCCGACGGCCACCCGGCGCAGGGGGCCATGTTGATGAACATCTCGGCGAACATGCTGGGGCTCGACAACGCGGCGACGCCGATGGGGCTCAAGGCGATGCGGGAGCTGCAGACGCTCAACCCCCAGCCCGATACGGCGACCGACGCCCAGACGCTGTTCCTGGCGATCAACACCAGCAGCGTCACGCTGATTCCCTTTACGATCATCGCCTACCGCACGGCCAGCGGCAGCAGCGACCCGGCTCGGCCGATGATGGGAATGCTGCTGGCGACGACCGTGAGCACGGTGGTTGCGATCACGGTGACGCGCTGGCTGGCTCGCCGGCCGAAGTACCGATCGTCGTCGGCGACCCTCGCCGCTCCTGTCCTCGCGAACGAACCGCCGGAGGGGACGCGATGAGCGAAGTCTTCCGATTTTTCGAGCTGGCCAGCCAGTGGATGATCCCTGGCACGATCCTGTTGATCGTCCTCTGGGCCGCGTATCGCCGCGTGCCGATGTACGAATCGTTCGTCACGGGGGCCAAGGAGGGGTTCGACGTCGCGGTGATGATCATCCCCTATCTCGTGGCGATCCTGTTTGCAATCAAACTGTTCATCGTCAGCGGGATCTTCGACGACGCCAAGTCCCTGGCCGTATGGGGCATGACCAAGCTGGGGCTGGACGAGTATGCCGAGATCTTCGACCTGATGCCGTTGGCCCTGACGCGCCCGTTGTCGGGCTCGGGGTCGCGGGGGATCCTGATCGAGATCTTCGACGAGCACGGCCCCGACAGTTTCTTGGGGATGGTTTCGTCGCTGATGATGGGGAGCACCGAGACGACGTTCTACGTGCTGACGGTCTATTTCGGCGCCGTGAACATCAGCAAGCTGCGGCACGCCGTGCCGGCTTGCCTGACCGGGGACGCGGCGGGGATCGTCGCTTCGATCGTCTTGGGGTACGTGCTGTTC from Pirellulales bacterium harbors:
- a CDS encoding DUF1559 domain-containing protein, yielding MSKGCTTPPLRPSQRAFTLVELLVVIAIIGVLVALLLPAVQSAREAARRIQCSNNLKQQGLAVQNYISSSGGFLPMGYAGATGRATANFNKEHLFTEMLPSMEQKTVYDQINFAYSGNPWDNEPAVNHVIDSYICPSWIDERVIFGRVNGYENGALVTYNGVGGALLDGLDLSDPNLAVNSGFGKVPKNGAFQADEVAVTTTGSRGAPTTTLQFKGRRVKAAEITDGQSNSLLIGEFVHRDLIAATGQWAEAPGNVRPWYLGGFQNAPYSFKVIEFTPNTQINRDQGVQFNHLPFGSFHPGVTQFAFVDGSVHPIADGVDRTTYHYLATVNAGDVVSGGY
- a CDS encoding DUF4623 domain-containing protein, with translation MRRLVSHLALLPSCVAMTIAIATSDSAPAATLAPLLSFGVGDVPGDGDRAPGEVLPGDAAGTANESGFYKYLGSDTNLERGMAYNPATGNLLFLSRVGGTAPDSTDHGLRILDGTTGVDLGFMDFDNTIVTGGTFDRNMIAVADDGAIYMANLTTNATTSPFKIYRWASEDQLLTNPTLVYSGAPLAGARLGDTLDAIGSGNDTRLAAGYGNNPSVPGNNSFAVFTTSDMGASFSATHVEVAGTPPDAGDFRLGITFTDADTVIGKQSTFARMVDFTGGTGTLAASIGSDGASLRPLDFAVVDGRPLLVTLEASAGNALEPGNPSANRARIFVYDISDPTASVAEMKIAEGSVFPEGIYQNANINGTGSVKFGAIDGNKVVIYALSTNNGIQAFELTLDPVVIDNADFDGENGVDGADFLTWQRNFPVTDGTADRIDGDANGDRNVDEADLAVWQIQYGTSPAAATAIGAVPEPTSAALVAAACCGLAWRQRRRRG
- a CDS encoding PEP-CTERM sorting domain-containing protein; amino-acid sequence: MNSRLRIVAALAAVIALAGQAAAQIIVDENFDGYADNDAFRAVWVPTVGNGTAAADPANNDAGVLDDGTLNPGVVTSGKVVDHIGVFAGGTMVNQYGGVINQGLGLNPAFNAVPSATKSVFVSVDLYDSGGGNERMTLGLRHISVAGETITTTNLLEMGLYNSNSGDPTVVGVTNPPGNAAAGSPGFYNGRGYGARLNLYGAISSPLVVTPDWQYFRTDGETWGLQDTDLGFDIGLESTTDTNDYVSIGDIGAGWHTYSATITPTHVTFEIDLWRDGLRNTSRTPDSETGIRPGEPDLPDARMVFPIATLPQGFNSLRIGGPSGLSSAGAGVTLFDNIRLEMIDVVQQPLNADFDTSMLVDGSDFLTWQRNYPVTDGTAVRIDGDANEDGNVNAADLDAWKLQYGTNPNAAVAVAAVPEPASLLLAALAGLAGCACRRRAA
- a CDS encoding DUF1559 domain-containing protein, with the protein product MSVAATPDRRDERVRRPRRSFAFTLVELLVVIAIIGVLVALLLPAIQAAREAARRSQCVNNLKNVALACLNYESAFGTLPPGGKNTTTAQASGFGWPVYALPYIEQAGISQQAISVYTNQTNPDAYGSAMDELNTLLPELYLCPSDQELKNQREKFGNANRRAMSYAGVMGSYFSRTGQCPSTKSGNHYCVTSGSALFGPNNYDGLLIQDWPVDLREASDGTSNTLLIGERTYQVRAWMIGAYWVTPTDPPTNPRDPTKVVPSGPQPATAFFACKSISDKAPPNHSPYNGCYVGHDNALGDRPEVPDSTPRTLGVNELPFASFHPGGVNFSLGDASVRFINDSVDMVTYLALGSRNGGEVVPIP
- a CDS encoding carboxypeptidase regulatory-like domain-containing protein; protein product: MNLAASLHQDRLGRRLLLGGSLSVALIAIGCSQQEPGLPVAGTVTYRGKPVPKAAITFYPASGRPVMASASESGQYSCRLEPGDYQATVVLGVQLPPGWKEGDPIPPPSVTLPANYSSRVRTPLKATVAAGQTEPIDFALK